ATGTTCAGATGGCGGCTGCTTACCAGATAAATGGGGAACCAGGTAATGAAGAAGTAGGTCAGAGCGTTAATCGCATACTGGGCAACATACAGGCCCCAGAACATGCGGCTGGTAAAAAGTTGGGCAAACTGCGCCCTGGTGACGGGCACGCGCTTGGATTTGAGCGTCTCGGACTCATCCAAATCGACAAGACCACCTCCATCGCGGATGATCGCAATTTCGGCGGCAGTGACACGCTTGTGCTTCGACGGGACGTTCATCCACCCGAACCAGACAACAGCCATGATGATGCCCAGCAGACTCAGAGCGAAGAAGCCAAAACGCCAGCCAAAAGTAAAAGTCATCCAACCCAGCAACGGCGCGAACATGGCCGTAGCCAAATATTGCGCCGAATTGAAAATCGCGGCCGCCCGCCCCCGCTCCTTGGTTGGAAACCACATCGTAGCAATTCGAGCGTTGGCGGGAAATGCCGGCGCCTCCACAACTCCAAGCAGCAACCTGAGGGTGAAGAGAACGGTCACAGAGATCAGGACAGGTGTGGAAATCAACCCGACAAAACCTACCGCCAATGTCACCAGCGACCACAGAGTCAGGCTCCAGCCGTATACCTTCTTGGCCCCAAACTTGTCCAGCAAGTAGCCGCCAGGAAGCTGGCTAACAACATAAGCCCAGCTGAATGCAGAGAAAACAAAGCCCAATTGGACGCTTGTCATTCCCAATGCCTTGGACATGTCATGACCGGCAATGGACATGCTGCTGCGGTCAGCATAGTTGACCACAGTGATGAAGAAGATCAGCCCGAGTACCAAGAAGCGCGTATGAGACTTGGCCTTAGGTCGTCGGGCCGGGTGGCCGGAAAACGGGCGTGCTTCCGTGTTGGCTGGCTGGTCGGGCCGCGACGCTGCGGCTCCGGCTTCTACAATTGAATCAAATTTTGGCTCGGGCATCGACGTTCCTTCTCTAGGGAAATCTCTCCAGACTTGTCAGCGTTCTGCTGGTCCTGGTTTCAGACTTCGTGAGCCAGAACACATACTGGCTGCCTAAACACTAAGTCGCGAAAGTGATGCACGTCCAAGTCGATTAATGTATGGTTCGATGCACTTAAGGTATTGTTTTCTCGCTCGTGTCAGAGCTAAGGTCGTTGTCTTTCTGCCACTGATCACCAGAAGTGCTGAATTCAAAATCCTGCAGCAGCCGCTTCAGTGCGGGGTTAGTGACGTTCTTGATCCAGATTGCGTGCAATTCCACGGGCTGGCCGTAAGACCTAGCCAACGGCAGGAACACAACACCCTCCACGCCAAGCTTTTTGGCCGCTTCGGGGACGAACGCTATCCCGCGCTTCGCTGCTACCAGTGACACCATGGTGAGAATCTGGCTGACCGAGTACACCACATTGCCATGCTGCACAGGCAGCGTTCGCACCACTAAGTCGTAGAAGTAACGCGCCTGCGTGGGAGAATACATAATCAAAGCCTCTGCTCTCAGATCAGCATCTTGCAGAGGCCGGCCCAAGTTCGCCAGCGGGTGGCCGTACGGAACGGCAAGGAGCATGCGCTCCCGGTAGAGCAGCCGTGAATCGAACTCGTCCGTGTTGAATGGCGGTCTCGCCAGGCCAACGTCCAACTGGCCAGATTGCAAACCTTGAATCTGCTCCCCCGTGACTTGTTCAAAGAGCTCAACGGCTAGATCTGGTATTTGCGTTGAAATGGCGTCCAGTAATGGGCCAAGAATGCTGAATCCGCTGGTTGCCGTAAAGCCAACGCGCAAAATCCCGGAGCTGCCAGAAGCAATGCGCCGAGCCGTCACTGGTGCTCGGTTGGCCAATGTCATCAGTCGCCGGGCCTCATCCAAGAACACAAGGCCCGCATGAGTGAGCGAAACCTTGCGATTGTTTCGCTCCAGCAAGGCAGTGCCCACTGTTTTCTCCAATTTTTGGATCTGGCGGCTTAGCGGCGGTTGGGTCATGTTGAGCCGCTCCGCCGCGCGTCCAAAGTGGAGCTCCTCAGCAACGGCAATGAAGGCCGCCAACTGGTCAAAGGTGAACATGATGCACTCCGAGTATTGAAGTTTGATGCCAGGCCTGCCCGTGGTTGGCAGTTTGGGTTGACAGATCTTTCAAGGACCGGTTGAGCGGTCTCGTTAATTGTCCCAAACTCGATGCGGGATAGTTAACCTCCGCATCGTTAGCGGCGGGCTACGTTCCAAGGAGCGAAGGACTATCTCCAGTTCCCAATATCCACTGTTCAATCCTCGGAGTAAACGGGGGGGTAAGCCCCATTTCAGGCAAACAAAAAGCCCCCCAACCCAGCGTTTCCGCAGGTCAGAGGGCTTTCGGGGTGGAGCTAAGGAGATTCGAACTCCTGACCTCCTCTCCGGGGAGGACACTTTTGGGCGGTTTCGGTTGGCTGTTGATTCCTTGAGTTTCCGCGGATTTTGGGGCATTTCCACGCCAACCGCAGGTGCTCATATGTGGTCATTTTCGATCGTTTCCGTGGGGTAACCGTGGGGTGATTCCGGCGCCCCTTCAGCGACTACGGATGCTTGGCTGGCCCAAGAGCTCCCTGGTGCGTGGCGCGGCCGTTTTCGACAGCGGCCGAAACCGTGTGCGTTCGACGGTGGTCATCATTGATCCCTCTGCGAAGCTTTCGGCAACATACGAAAAATATTCTGGACCACATTCTCCGGGCCGGAGATTCGTTCGGTGGACTCAAGCTGCAGGCATTCAATTAACGAGGCTTTCGCTTTTGACTATCTTGATCATCGGCGAAAGTAGCCCCAAAAGGTTCAGGGGCTGGTCATGCGCAGCGTCGTTCTGACCGGCGCAGGCGTCCTCTAGGACGGTGACGTATCGACCTGCGTCTGCGGCGCCCATGGCCGTAGCGAGTATGCAGCAGTCGGTTGCCACGCCAGTGAGCACCATCTCGTCTCCGACGGGAATCCGGTCCGCCAGTGCTGTCCCCATTTGGAGAACGTCGGAAGGTCTATAGGGTTCTGGGCCTCGACCTCTGAAAGCTCGATGTTCCATATGGGATCGGCGGGATCCAAACGCATGCTTTGCCAGCGGTCGTAGTACGAGGACCACGACCCTCTTTCGGCTGGGTCGGGGATAAAGCGTGTGAAGATGGGCTCCAGGCCAGAAGCTGGTGGGAGAAGCTTATGGCCCTTGACAGAGCGTTCTGATGATGTGACTAGCGCTATTCACGTAGAGCTGACACAGACATTCAAGGAAGGACACCGGGCTCCGTCTTGGCAAACGCTGCCTGCCGGTTCAATCCTTCAGGAGCCGAACACCCCCGTTCTGCAATCTAGGGAAATCCGGATACTAGGCAGAGACTCGTGAATTGATGGGTCTCGCGCACGGACTCGACCAGCGGGACTCGCATCAAGTGCAATTCCCGTGGCTTAACCCCGCCGACAATCAAGCCCGCGTCTGATCATCCGTGAAGTTGCATGAGGATCCCCGATCAGACGCGAACCGATTTGGAACCTCGGCTACTCTTCTTCCCATTCCAGGCCTAGGATTCTGAATGCTTCGAGGATGTCCCGGCTATTGACACCAAGGTCATGGGCGGTGATGTTGGTGATCCTGGGGCTGATGGCCGCGTCTCCGGGTTGTTCAAAGACCGCCCATAGCAGTAGGTCATCGCCGTGGCGGGAGGCGAACTGGATGCCGTCGAACTCCCCGGTGTCGTAAATGAAGGCGGCAATGGCCTGGGTCAGCAGTCTGGGCCTGGCATCCTTGAGGGCGGCAGCGTCAAAATCCGCCAGGTTCAGGCTCAGCGCCATGCCAATGAATCGAGGATACAGGGCCGCGACGGTACCGGAGGACGTGACGGCGCAAAAGGTGCCGACCAGGTCTGCCGAGGCCGCCGTGCGTTCATCCAGCCATTCCCGCGGGACCAGGCCCGGCGCAAGGCTGGGGTGAAGGACCTTGTCTTCGTCGTCTACTTCAATGGCGGCCAGTTCGAGACCCAGCCTGGTGTCCTTGCGGAAACCGGCAAGGACTTCCAGAAGGCAGCCCAGCAGGCTTGACCCGGCGTACACGGTGCGAAAGTTTCCGTTGAGGTCGTCCCAGCGGCCGGGGAACCGGCCGTCGGTGGCCCATTCCCAGCCACTCCAGGCCCATGGTTCCGGGCTGAAGCCGACGCGCCAGACCGTGCCGCGGATGTTGGCCGCGGTCAGTTCAGGTGAATTCACGGCCGTTAGCCCGCCGATGTGAAGGCCCGGGCGGCGGCCAAAACTGCGGGTCCGGCGTCATCGATCATTCCCTCACGCAGCAGCCTAGCCGGGGGAATGTCCTCAAGTTGGGGGTTCATGCCCTGGAACCAGGCCTGCACTACGGCCCGGGAATCCCGCTCGGCCAGCAGTGCAGCTACATGGTAGGCGGTGCGCAGCCTGGTCATGACGTCACCGGAAGGCTCACGCTCGCCATCGGCCCATTGCCGTACGGCACGGGTTTCCTTCACAGAGCCGAGGTATGCCACCAATTTGGCGCCCAGCAGATCCCGCAAGTCACGGATCAGCTCGGGTCCTGGAAGCCGGACCGAGTCCTGATGTGCCTTCAAACCGCCGCGGGGTGCTGTTACTGCTGCCATACGTCCATGGTTTCACACGCCGTACGTGTAATCAAGGGGCAAATGACAGTTCAAATCACACTTGATATCACAAGTTACCGTCGATAATAATGATTATGTCAAGTAAAGAAACTATACCTATCTAAAGTCTTTTAATCATGATACATTTATATCATGGTGAGGAAGTTGACGGAAGACCAGGAGTCGCTCGCCCACTATGCGTGGGCGCTGGCCCGGCACCGGGCGGCACTGGCCAAACAGCTGGCCGACGTGGAGGAATATGAACGCCAGGCCGTTGCACTGGCCGCCCGGTACGGGGTGCGCCAGACCCTGCTGGCCGCGGTGACCGGGCGCAGCCCGGGCAGGATCTCCCAGGTCGTAGCGGCCACGAACACCGAACCACTGGGCACCCTTGAAGAGGCCCGCGGCCCGTGGTCCACGGCGCTGGAGCACCCCCAGGACCATCTCACGGCCAGGTCCCGGCCCGCCACCGCGGCCGAACGGGACCAATGGAACGCCACCCGTGAACTCATTCACGGGCCTCCGGACACCCCCGGCCAACCCTTGCACCACCCAACCCCTGCACCGCGCCGCCGGAACCAGGTGTGATTTTTAGTGGTTTTTGGTAGCTGTCCGGGCCTTTTAGGATCGAAGATAAAGGTGAGGAGCGCCACCAATCATGGTGTTTTCGTTGACGTCGGAACGGCCTGTGGCGGCACGGCGCGGCTGGGCATCCGCGAGATTGTCCGCCAGCTCAACAGTGCCCTTGGGGCAACGGCGACCCCGAGGGCGTGTGCCAGCGCGCAGCGGAGGAGATGAAGCTGACCGCGAGCCTCGCCCGGGCCCTGGACATGAAGACCGTTGTCGGGTTCACCGCTTCCTTAATCTGGCAGTACGTGGCCGTGTTCCCGCCCGTCCCGGAATCGGTGATTGACGCCGGCTACCAGGACTTCGCCGACCGCTGGACCCCCATCATGGACGTCTTCGACGATCAACCAACGGCCGAGTCACCAGACTGACTCCCGTGAGCTGCAGGCTGGGCATGGGTTCCTGTATGAGTGGCCCGGCCCCAGCCTGCAGGGCACCGACGGGCACGAGCAAGGTGCGTGCACCCCATGCGATCAAACGGACCTGCTCTCCCCACGGCAACATCCCAGCCTGACACTGTGGGGGCGGCTGCCTGAGCGAAGAGACAACGCTGGCAGTTCACGGCACACCATTTTCCGGCGGATAGGCCCTCCCAATAACGAAGGATTTCGAGAACGGCTTAAATCGAGCATCCGGTGAGGCAGCCGCTGACAGACCGCCGCGGAATGGTGTCTTGCCGCAAAAAATCGGCTGTGGATTCCGGCACTTTATGGTGGTGCTGCGACCGTTCGGTGTCTCGTCGCAGATCCGCGGCGCGAGCTCCTCCGGAAGTGCCATGACCGCTGCCATGCAGCGTTGCAAAAACGCTGGCGCATTTATTGCTGCGGCTCACCCCTACGGGGACTAGCTGATTGAATGTCGGGCCTAGCTGACGGACGCTGAGGATTGGCGCGCTGCTAATCGGAAAGATCCCACTCGCCGGGGATCCGGTATGTGCGCGCGGCAGTTCTGGCGAAGAAGGCTTGACGTTCGTCCTCGGAGAGAACAGAGGTGATTTGATCGTAGGCTTCGATGAGTTGGGCATAGGTTGAATAGAGGCTGTCGACGGGAAAGTTGCTTCCGAACATGCTGCGTTCTGGGCCGAAGATTTCCAGGGTGTCGAGAATGAAGGGGCGCAGCGAGTTGACGGTCCAGTGGTGGTCGTTAGTCCCCAGGGCGGATATTTTGACGACGACATTGGGCTGGGCTGCCATCGTTCGCATGCCTTCACGCCAGGCATGGATTGAGGCGGCATCGCGGCCGATGGGCATGCCGGCATGATCCAGGATGATTGTGGTCTCTGGGTGTGAGGCGGCAAGGGCTGCAGCTTCGGCGAGCTGTGAGGGGAACACCTGGAGGTCAAAGGAAAGTCCGAGCGGTGCCAGGCGGGCAAAGTTCCTGACCCAGCGGGGGTCGGACATGATCGTGTTGCTGCTGGTGTGCGTGTACCGGGGGTTCTCGTGCCAGTTCAGGATGTGTCTTATTCCCCGCACCGAGGGGAAGGAGGCATGGTATTCGAGTTGAGCACTTGCGTCAGGACTGAGGAGATCGACTTTGCTGACCTGCACGGATGGGATCCCGGCCTCAGTCGCGAGCGTGTCGATCCAAGCCGTTTCCGCGCGTGGGTCGGCGGCGCCGTTCTCTATATGTACGGATCCTAAAAGTGTCAGCCCGTTTACGTCGGAGAGATAGTCCTCGAGGAGGTAGCTGTGCCGGATCGGGCTGTCATCGCCGTGGTAGGGGTAGGGTCCGGTCTGTTCGAGCCACGGGTAGGATCTGGAGAGGTCGGCGAGGTGGTGGTGTGCGTCGATAAGTTTGAATGTCATGGGGTTTCTGCCAGGTTTTCCAGCGTGCGTATCACTCCCGAATGGTCGTCTGCGCCTTGGCCCTCATCAATCATGCGCTGGTATAGCGCCGCGACGGCTTCGGACACGGGCAGGTGGAGGCCCAGGTTCTCGGCAGACTCTGCGATGTAGCGCAGGTCCTTTAGCTGGTTGTCAGCGCTTCCCCCGCCGGCGAAATCGTTCTCCAGAAGGCGGGTGCGTTTCTGTTGGAGCACCTCGGAATTCGCGAGCCCACCGCCGAGTAGGTCAAAGACCACGGGAAGATCCAGCCCACCGTGCCGGGCCAGGATGCTCGCTTCGGCCAGCGCGGAGACGGTCGCGGCGACGACTATCTGGTTGCACATTTTGGCAAGCGCGCCGCTGCCGCTTGGCCCAAGATAGCGCACGGTGGTCCCGTACCGGGCGAATATGGGTTCAAGGGTGGCGGCCGCTCGGGCGTCGCCACCTACCATGATGCTCAGCCGTCCCTCTGCCGCGCCAATGGTCCCACCACTGACGGGTGCATCGATGACTCGGATTCCTTCGTCCCTGAGTTGCTCGGCGAAGTCCGCGACGGCTACTGGTGATACGGTGCCGTGGACGATAAGAATGGGCTCGGTGATCCCGCGTGCTGCCCATCCTTCCCTTAGTGCCCCGGTCAGTGCTTGCACTTGTGGCAGGTCCGGCAGAACGGTGACCACCACGGGCCGGGCGGCCTCTGCCACGGTTGGTGCTACGTTTGCTCCCCATGTGAGGAAATCGGCGGCGACTGCCGCGGTACGGTTCCACACCGTGATGGCGCCGTAACTCTCGACGAGCCTTCGTGCGATGGGGTGCCCCATCGGGCCAAGGCCGATTACGGAAATATCGGTGGCGGGGAGGTTCATGCTTCCCACTCCCGCCGTGAAATAATTGCGTGGGGTGCCACCCGTTCGAGGGTTGTCGTTGCTTCAAAGCCCAACCAGTCAGCCGATCTACCCAGGTCCAGTCCGACATCGCGGCCGGCAACCGTGGATGGTACACCTGGCGCGTCCCTTGCGATGGCTTCTGCCGTGTCGACCTCCAGGAATGTTGTTGGGGCCGCGACGAGTATGCCTGGTGCCGGGGGGGTTCTGGCCTCGATTGCATTGATCACTGCACGGGCGGCATCCTCGACGTGGAGATAGCTCCATCCCTCAGCGGCGGCACGTGCGGGCGCGGTGTCCATGACGCTGCGGATGTGTGCCGCGAAGGTCTTGCCCTGCTTTTCCGTGATGTCCCGTACGAGCGGAAACCGGATGCCTGTCATCTGGATGCCGTGGCGGGTTGAGATCATATGGGCCGCATCTTCATTGGCTACCTTGGAAAGTGAGTACCAGTCTGCGATGCGCGTGGTCTCATACTCGTCATAGGGGTAGTGGCTGGGCAGCACGGCTTCCGAGCCCAGGGGCAGTCCGTTGGCGTTGATGCTGGAGGCGTAGACGATCTTGCGTGCTCCGGCGTTCACCGCGGCTTGAAAGACCGTGAACGTTCCATGCGCGTTGATGTCGTAGCCGTGGCTTGGTTCAGCCAGCTCGGGTCCGGCAATGCCGGCGAGGTGCACGACGACTTCACAGCCGTCAGCTGCGTCTGTGACCGCGGCCAGGTCGCGCACGTCCCCGACCCTCACCTTGTCCTCCCCGGCGAGGTCGAAGATGACGGCCTCGTTCCCTTGGTCTTGCAGGAGCCGCACGACTGCGGTCCCGATGAGGCCTGTTCCTCCGGTGACGAGGACTCGTGGCTTTTCACTCATTCGTTGCCGCCTGAGGTTCGTCGGCGGTCGAGGGTTGTTCTGCAGGAGATTTTTCGGCAGGTGGTCCCCCGCGTTTGAACATCGGCCACCCCTTGGTTCCCTGGCCAAGTCCAACCGCGATGATCACGACCAAGCCAATGACAATCTGTTCGTAGAAGCTTGGAACGTTGAGCAGGACGAGCCCGTTGGTGAGCGCGCCGAGGATCAGGGCGCCGACGAGCGTTCCAGCGATGCGGCCCTCGCCGCCCATCAGATTTGCCCCGCCGATGACGGCAGCAGCGATTGCGGTGAGAAGATAGGGGCTGCCGCCTTCGTTCTGCGCGGCATTGATCCGTGCGACGAGCATCAGACCGGCAAGTCCGGCGAGGCCGCCGGCGAGAGCGTACACGGTGATCTTCACACGGGAGATCCTGATTCCGGAAAGCCAAGCTGTCTCCTCGCTGCCGCCTGTGGCAATCACGTTTTCACCAACAACGGTCTTCCGCAGCAACAGCCAGCTAAGGATACCGACCACCACGACGATGATCACCATGATCGGAATGTAGCCGACGTAACCGTTGATCATGACAATGAACGGTTGGGGGATGCCGTAGACGGCCAGACCGTTGGTCACCAAATATGCCAGGCCCTGATAGACGCTCATGGTGCCCAGGGTCGCGATGAACGGTGGCAACCGGAACGCCGTGATGAGGACCCCGTTGACGACTCCACAGGCGATGCCCAGCACGATTCCAACCACGATCGCGACAACGGGGGATGTCTCGCCCGAGACCATGAGGTTGGCCGAGACAATTCCAACCAGGCTCGCCGTGGAACCGACGGAAAGGTCAATACCGCCAGTGATGATAACGAAGGTCAGGCCCAGCCCAATAATTGCGTTGATGCTTGCCGATATCGCGATGTCCCTCAGGTTGCCGATCCCGAAGAAGGTGTGGTTCAGCAGCCCGAACACAATGAAGATGACGACCGCAGCTACATAGATTCCCAAGGCCTGCGGATTGAGCTTCTGCCTCCATGACGCCGAAGTGCGGGTGCCTGTCATGACTTTCCTTCCGTGATTCCCATGGCGCTTGCCACGAGAGATTCTTCGTTGATTTCCACACCCGTGTGGCTGGAGACGACGTTTCCTGATCGCATGACAAGAACTCGATTGCATAGTGAGATGATTTCGGGCAGGTCGGAGGAGACGACGATGACAGCTTTGCCCTGTGCGGCCAGTCGATCAATCAGCTCGTAGATTTCCACTTTTCCCCCGACATCGACGCCCTTGGTCGGCTCGTCGAACAGGTAGACCGCGGCGTTCAGCCATGTCCATTTGGCGATGACGATCTTTTGCTGATTTCCACCAGAGAACTGGCGTGCATTCAAAAGCACGTTGGCAGGTCGCAGCGACATTTCTTCGGTGACCTTTTTTGCAATCTCGATTTGTTTGCGTTTGCTGGAGAACAGCCCGAGAGTGTTGAGCTGTCGTCCTGCAGTCATCGCAATATTGAGATATGCGGGGATTTGCAGGACAAGCCCTTGACGCTTGCGCTCCTCCGGAATGAAAGCGATCCCCGCCTTGCGGCTGTCGCGCGGGTTGCGGATCGTTCTGCGTTTACCCCCGATCGAGACCGTTCCGGTTGAACCATGGTCTGCGCGCACGATCGCGCGCAGGAGTTCGGTGCGTCCTGAACCGACCAGCCCGGCGATCCCGAGCACTTCGCCTGCCTTGACGGAGATGTCAACCGGACCGACTCCCCAAGGGTTCGTGATTGCCGTCGCGGTGAACAGGGTCTCAGCGTTTTCGGTCAACGACGATTCCGGCTGGAAAGCCAGGAGTTCCCGTCCCACCATCTTGCGCACGATTTCCTGTTCGGTGGTTTCCGCGATCGCCGAGCGGAATGCCACTCGTCCGTCGCGGAGCACCACCACGGAATCGGAGACACTCATCACCTCAGGCATCTTGTGTGAAACGTAGATGATGCCCAGTTGCCGCTCCCTTGCGACCTCACGGATACGAGCAAGCACCTGCTCGACATTGTGCTCGAGCATGCTTGTCGTGGGTTCATCGAGGGCGACAATCTTTGAATCGAAGGCAAAGGCCCGGGCAATCGTCAGTGCATGGCGTTGCGCCGGGCTCAGCCTGGATACGGGTGAGCCGGGATCCAACGGAAATCCCATTGCTTCAAGGTCTTCAAGGGCTGAGGCAATCGACTTCTTCGCGTTGCGCCGCACCGAGCGCGGGCGACCCAACAGGAGATTATGTTCAACAGTGAGCTGCGGGACGACAGCAGGCTCCTGCTGGGCAATGATCACGCCCTCGGCCAGAGCCCGGCGCGGGGTGAAATGCCTGCGCCGGACTCCGTCGATCGTTACCGTCCCATGATCGGGGGCGGTCGCTCCGCCCAGTATGCCAAGGAGCGTGCTTTTGCCGGCGCCGTTTTCCCCCGCAAGCGTGCAGATCTCCCCTCGCGCAAGCTCGAAGGTGACATCGTTCAACGCCCGCACACCCGGGAAAGACTTCGCAATGTTCTCGATCGAGAGCAATGTTGAATTCATGGCTTGTGTCCTTGGCTGGATGGAGGAACTTTTATCACGGCATGCCGGTCGGGTACTTGGCGACGTTGCTCGAATCGATAATGAACCCCGGGACGTTGACCCAGGCAGGCACCGTCTTGCCGGCAAGGAGCCACAGCGCAGCATCTACGCCGGCCCCACCCTCGGTAACCGGCCGCTCGCTACAAGTTGCCGTGTATTTGCCCGCCGCGATCTGTTTCTTCGCCTCCGGGATCCCGTCACTGCCAATGAGTACCACCTTGCCCGTCAGCCCGGCGTTGGCGATCGCGGTTTGAACACCCAGCCCCATATCATCGTTCTGCGAGTAGAAGGCCTTGATGTCGGGGTGCGCGGTCAGCATGGTGGCCGCCGCCTGTTGTGCCTGCGTCACGTCCCAGTTCGTGATCGACTGCGACGCAACGAGTTTCAAGTCCGGGTGGGATTTCAATGCGGCTGTGAAGCCTTTACCGCGCTGAACAGCATTGGATGAACCGGGGTCTCCGCCGATCATCGCAACATTGCCCCCGCTGGGCAGTTTCTGTGCAATATAGTCGGCAGCCAGTTTGCCAAGGTCTGAGGCGTCCGGACCGACATAGACGACACCGGGCAGGGTGCCCTTGGCATCGTTGAGCACAACGGCCGGCACTCCCTTGGCGATTTCCGGGCCAAAGACGGAATCCAAGGAATCCGCGGCAATCGGTGAGGCAAGGATGGCACTGCAACCTTGTTTGGCCGCGCTCTGGGCCGCGTCCAGTTGCTCCGTGATGGACGATTCGTCCGTTACGGCGAAAACCTTGGCTTTCACACCGAGCTGTGCCGCACGCGCTTTGAATCCTTGAACCTCATAGGACCAGAATTCGTTGGACAAGGTCCTGGTGACATAGCAGAGAGTGACATCCTTGCCCGCTTTAGGAGGGCCGAGGGAAGTCAGAAGGGTATCAAGGGGCGTCTTGGCATTGGCGGTC
This genomic stretch from Arthrobacter dokdonellae harbors:
- a CDS encoding MFS transporter → MPEPKFDSIVEAGAAASRPDQPANTEARPFSGHPARRPKAKSHTRFLVLGLIFFITVVNYADRSSMSIAGHDMSKALGMTSVQLGFVFSAFSWAYVVSQLPGGYLLDKFGAKKVYGWSLTLWSLVTLAVGFVGLISTPVLISVTVLFTLRLLLGVVEAPAFPANARIATMWFPTKERGRAAAIFNSAQYLATAMFAPLLGWMTFTFGWRFGFFALSLLGIIMAVVWFGWMNVPSKHKRVTAAEIAIIRDGGGLVDLDESETLKSKRVPVTRAQFAQLFTSRMFWGLYVAQYAINALTYFFITWFPIYLVSSRHLNILQAGFVAAIPALMGFAGGMLGGFVSDWMLRRGVSLTAARKIPSVIGMVLAMLIMLCPFTNSTPLIVLLMTAAFFGKGFAALGWAFATDMAPKEANSVSAAIMNAIGNIAGIVTPIVIGFIIAATGKFDIALWFVGAHGALALVGYVIMGRVKRLEFKPGTATSTSVPV
- a CDS encoding LysR family transcriptional regulator; the protein is MFTFDQLAAFIAVAEELHFGRAAERLNMTQPPLSRQIQKLEKTVGTALLERNNRKVSLTHAGLVFLDEARRLMTLANRAPVTARRIASGSSGILRVGFTATSGFSILGPLLDAISTQIPDLAVELFEQVTGEQIQGLQSGQLDVGLARPPFNTDEFDSRLLYRERMLLAVPYGHPLANLGRPLQDADLRAEALIMYSPTQARYFYDLVVRTLPVQHGNVVYSVSQILTMVSLVAAKRGIAFVPEAAKKLGVEGVVFLPLARSYGQPVELHAIWIKNVTNPALKRLLQDFEFSTSGDQWQKDNDLSSDTSEKTIP
- a CDS encoding cysteine hydrolase family protein, producing MEHRAFRGRGPEPYRPSDVLQMGTALADRIPVGDEMVLTGVATDCCILATAMGAADAGRYVTVLEDACAGQNDAAHDQPLNLLGLLSPMIKIVKSESLVN
- a CDS encoding RES domain-containing protein, with product MNSPELTAANIRGTVWRVGFSPEPWAWSGWEWATDGRFPGRWDDLNGNFRTVYAGSSLLGCLLEVLAGFRKDTRLGLELAAIEVDDEDKVLHPSLAPGLVPREWLDERTAASADLVGTFCAVTSSGTVAALYPRFIGMALSLNLADFDAAALKDARPRLLTQAIAAFIYDTGEFDGIQFASRHGDDLLLWAVFEQPGDAAISPRITNITAHDLGVNSRDILEAFRILGLEWEEE
- a CDS encoding amidohydrolase family protein, encoding MTFKLIDAHHHLADLSRSYPWLEQTGPYPYHGDDSPIRHSYLLEDYLSDVNGLTLLGSVHIENGAADPRAETAWIDTLATEAGIPSVQVSKVDLLSPDASAQLEYHASFPSVRGIRHILNWHENPRYTHTSSNTIMSDPRWVRNFARLAPLGLSFDLQVFPSQLAEAAALAASHPETTIILDHAGMPIGRDAASIHAWREGMRTMAAQPNVVVKISALGTNDHHWTVNSLRPFILDTLEIFGPERSMFGSNFPVDSLYSTYAQLIEAYDQITSVLSEDERQAFFARTAARTYRIPGEWDLSD
- a CDS encoding NAD(P)-dependent oxidoreductase, translated to MNLPATDISVIGLGPMGHPIARRLVESYGAITVWNRTAAVAADFLTWGANVAPTVAEAARPVVVTVLPDLPQVQALTGALREGWAARGITEPILIVHGTVSPVAVADFAEQLRDEGIRVIDAPVSGGTIGAAEGRLSIMVGGDARAAATLEPIFARYGTTVRYLGPSGSGALAKMCNQIVVAATVSALAEASILARHGGLDLPVVFDLLGGGLANSEVLQQKRTRLLENDFAGGGSADNQLKDLRYIAESAENLGLHLPVSEAVAALYQRMIDEGQGADDHSGVIRTLENLAETP
- a CDS encoding NAD-dependent epimerase/dehydratase family protein, whose protein sequence is MSEKPRVLVTGGTGLIGTAVVRLLQDQGNEAVIFDLAGEDKVRVGDVRDLAAVTDAADGCEVVVHLAGIAGPELAEPSHGYDINAHGTFTVFQAAVNAGARKIVYASSINANGLPLGSEAVLPSHYPYDEYETTRIADWYSLSKVANEDAAHMISTRHGIQMTGIRFPLVRDITEKQGKTFAAHIRSVMDTAPARAAAEGWSYLHVEDAARAVINAIEARTPPAPGILVAAPTTFLEVDTAEAIARDAPGVPSTVAGRDVGLDLGRSADWLGFEATTTLERVAPHAIISRREWEA
- a CDS encoding ABC transporter permease, which encodes MTGTRTSASWRQKLNPQALGIYVAAVVIFIVFGLLNHTFFGIGNLRDIAISASINAIIGLGLTFVIITGGIDLSVGSTASLVGIVSANLMVSGETSPVVAIVVGIVLGIACGVVNGVLITAFRLPPFIATLGTMSVYQGLAYLVTNGLAVYGIPQPFIVMINGYVGYIPIMVIIVVVVGILSWLLLRKTVVGENVIATGGSEETAWLSGIRISRVKITVYALAGGLAGLAGLMLVARINAAQNEGGSPYLLTAIAAAVIGGANLMGGEGRIAGTLVGALILGALTNGLVLLNVPSFYEQIVIGLVVIIAVGLGQGTKGWPMFKRGGPPAEKSPAEQPSTADEPQAATNE
- a CDS encoding sugar ABC transporter ATP-binding protein, with translation MNSTLLSIENIAKSFPGVRALNDVTFELARGEICTLAGENGAGKSTLLGILGGATAPDHGTVTIDGVRRRHFTPRRALAEGVIIAQQEPAVVPQLTVEHNLLLGRPRSVRRNAKKSIASALEDLEAMGFPLDPGSPVSRLSPAQRHALTIARAFAFDSKIVALDEPTTSMLEHNVEQVLARIREVARERQLGIIYVSHKMPEVMSVSDSVVVLRDGRVAFRSAIAETTEQEIVRKMVGRELLAFQPESSLTENAETLFTATAITNPWGVGPVDISVKAGEVLGIAGLVGSGRTELLRAIVRADHGSTGTVSIGGKRRTIRNPRDSRKAGIAFIPEERKRQGLVLQIPAYLNIAMTAGRQLNTLGLFSSKRKQIEIAKKVTEEMSLRPANVLLNARQFSGGNQQKIVIAKWTWLNAAVYLFDEPTKGVDVGGKVEIYELIDRLAAQGKAVIVVSSDLPEIISLCNRVLVMRSGNVVSSHTGVEINEESLVASAMGITEGKS